A genomic stretch from Methanoculleus horonobensis includes:
- a CDS encoding DNA methyltransferase — MLTNEEERVRIYSMGNVPTRSHEVTPSTPLDELNLNWTEKDLPERERTKHVHRLHPYLGKYIPQLVEVFLRKYFSPGQTVIDPFCGSGTTLVQANELGINAIGYDISAFNVLLSQAKTAEYDLPVVQREILDILNKVKAATQIDSGQRRLWMECTKRPYLSADNNEYLERWFAPQALEELLTYRYYIEAGEYEYADLLQIILCRSARSARLTTHFDLDFPREPVTEPYYCYKHRRTCQPTREAFKFLKRYSNDTIKRIAAFSAVRTGARVEVHHEDCRTVDFPAAHGVVTSPPYVGLIDYHEQHAYAYHLLGLEDKRAKEIGPAANGKSKNAKEAYQKDIAEVFQRILRTMHPDGRLIVVANDRENLYDEIADSLDVEVENIIQRHVNRRTGRRSTEFYESIFIWRKL; from the coding sequence ATGCTCACGAACGAAGAAGAACGGGTGAGGATTTACTCGATGGGAAATGTCCCAACACGATCGCATGAGGTGACGCCTTCCACCCCGCTGGACGAACTCAATCTCAACTGGACCGAGAAAGATCTCCCCGAACGGGAGCGCACAAAACACGTCCACCGCCTTCACCCGTACCTCGGCAAATATATTCCGCAACTCGTCGAGGTCTTCCTGAGAAAATACTTCTCTCCCGGCCAGACAGTCATCGATCCGTTCTGCGGCTCCGGGACTACGCTGGTTCAGGCCAACGAGCTCGGCATCAACGCTATCGGCTACGACATCTCTGCCTTCAACGTCCTTCTCTCGCAGGCAAAGACCGCCGAGTACGATCTTCCCGTGGTGCAGAGAGAGATCCTGGACATCCTGAACAAGGTGAAAGCGGCGACGCAGATCGACTCGGGGCAGCGGAGGCTCTGGATGGAATGCACGAAAAGGCCGTATCTCTCCGCTGACAACAACGAATACCTGGAGCGTTGGTTCGCACCACAGGCGCTCGAGGAACTGCTCACCTACCGATACTACATCGAGGCCGGCGAGTATGAATACGCAGATCTCTTGCAGATCATCCTCTGCCGATCCGCACGGTCCGCACGGTTAACGACGCATTTTGATCTGGACTTCCCCAGAGAACCCGTGACTGAACCGTATTACTGCTATAAGCATAGGAGAACCTGCCAGCCGACCCGGGAAGCGTTCAAGTTCCTCAAACGCTACAGCAACGATACGATCAAACGGATCGCCGCGTTTTCAGCCGTGCGAACCGGGGCACGTGTAGAAGTCCATCACGAAGACTGCCGCACCGTTGATTTCCCTGCGGCTCACGGCGTCGTTACCAGCCCTCCCTATGTCGGGTTGATCGACTACCACGAGCAGCACGCCTACGCGTATCACCTCCTCGGACTTGAAGACAAACGGGCAAAGGAGATAGGGCCTGCTGCGAACGGAAAGAGCAAAAACGCGAAAGAAGCCTATCAGAAGGACATTGCAGAGGTCTTCCAGCGAATTCTCCGGACGATGCATCCCGACGGCCGTCTGATCGTCGTTGCAAACGACCGGGAAAATCTCTACGATGAGATTGCGGACTCACTGGATGTTGAGGTTGAGAATATCATCCAGCGCCACGTGAACCGGAGAACCGGCAGGCGTTCGACCGAGTTCTATGAATCGATCTTTATATGGCGGAAACTCTGA
- a CDS encoding TdeIII family type II restriction endonuclease, translating to MSDSKRMKAAIQQVVQELMDGVMERVLVSDPFVKEAHHSKKPLYAALIPDEIFKGSHFERRFVTPFGKVWEKLAVVAATEGLGYGTMGHRIDGCVREDRLHRIAEILNRLEHSPNRKDRIKPDWAAELAYITAGKGELIPVSVICDLYVEDRVSNRRYAFELKAPLPNSDQTKVSKEKILKLHCMEPPLVDNAYFALPYNPYGSRENYSWSFPARWFDMKHDDVVLIGDEFWDTIGGAGTYTAFISAINEIGAEYKERIYREYLGIEPPEHSDAALTTLQEHGEAYRV from the coding sequence ATGTCTGACTCCAAACGAATGAAAGCAGCCATCCAGCAGGTAGTTCAGGAACTCATGGACGGTGTCATGGAAAGAGTCCTTGTCTCAGATCCGTTTGTAAAGGAAGCACACCACTCGAAAAAGCCTCTCTACGCAGCACTCATCCCGGATGAAATATTCAAGGGATCGCATTTTGAGCGACGATTCGTCACGCCCTTCGGCAAAGTCTGGGAGAAACTGGCGGTCGTTGCAGCAACGGAGGGGCTCGGATACGGCACGATGGGGCACCGCATTGACGGGTGCGTCCGGGAGGATCGTCTTCACAGAATTGCAGAGATCCTGAACAGGCTGGAACACTCCCCAAACCGCAAGGACAGGATCAAGCCGGACTGGGCGGCCGAACTGGCATACATCACAGCAGGAAAAGGGGAACTGATTCCGGTCTCCGTCATCTGCGATCTCTACGTCGAAGATAGGGTCAGCAACAGGCGGTATGCATTTGAGTTGAAGGCACCGCTGCCGAACAGCGACCAGACCAAGGTAAGTAAAGAGAAGATCTTGAAACTGCACTGCATGGAGCCTCCCCTGGTCGATAACGCCTATTTTGCGCTGCCGTATAACCCGTACGGTTCGCGCGAGAACTACTCCTGGAGTTTCCCGGCTCGCTGGTTCGACATGAAGCACGACGATGTTGTTCTCATCGGCGATGAGTTCTGGGATACAATCGGGGGGGCCGGAACATATACCGCATTCATCTCCGCCATCAACGAGATTGGGGCAGAGTATAAAGAGAGAATATATCGGGAGTATCTGGGGATTGAACCTCCGGAACACTCCGACGCGGCACTGACGACGCTACAGGAGCACGGAGAGGCGTATCGCGTATAA
- a CDS encoding PAS domain S-box protein — translation MPSEAPEDRDALREKIIGLGETSLHKSYYPELQSRLAELERFRALLDQTYDAIFLIRAETGRLTDVNASVRAYLGYSKKELLKKLFIDLICPSKQAQFSEFLMDCSNLPSEFRQAFTAPLVARDGTEIPMEITVRSVTFGAEQYIVAIARDITDRIHTERELRIKESALESSTNGILIADLTGAVMYANRSFTAMFGYEREGAIAGRNLEAFFADPTVGERVTAHLLDSHAIVQETIGLRNNGSPFHVQISGSVVQNGAGQPLCIMLIVMDITERILTDQMRRETYAQLGKNIEQFAILGDHIRNPLQVIVGYAEMIDDPFAEKILAESRRIDGFVTELDRGWIESANVRQFLRRHGDGTGSLKEALFRFSKRNKEDL, via the coding sequence ATGCCTTCTGAAGCCCCCGAAGACCGGGACGCGCTCCGCGAGAAGATCATCGGCCTCGGAGAGACGTCCCTGCACAAGAGTTACTATCCCGAGCTGCAGAGCCGGCTTGCCGAACTCGAGCGGTTCCGGGCGCTGCTCGACCAGACGTACGACGCGATATTCCTGATCCGTGCGGAGACCGGGAGGCTTACGGACGTCAACGCATCCGTGAGGGCGTATCTCGGCTACTCGAAGAAGGAACTGCTCAAAAAACTGTTCATCGATCTGATCTGCCCCTCAAAACAGGCTCAATTTTCCGAGTTCCTCATGGATTGCAGCAATCTGCCGTCCGAATTCCGGCAGGCCTTCACCGCGCCGCTCGTAGCGCGGGACGGAACGGAGATCCCGATGGAGATCACCGTCCGGTCGGTCACCTTCGGCGCCGAGCAGTATATCGTCGCGATTGCACGGGACATCACTGATCGGATCCACACCGAGAGGGAGCTCAGGATAAAGGAGAGCGCGCTCGAATCCTCGACGAACGGCATCCTCATCGCCGATCTCACCGGAGCGGTCATGTACGCCAACCGGAGTTTTACCGCGATGTTCGGCTACGAGCGGGAGGGGGCGATCGCGGGGAGGAACCTGGAGGCGTTCTTCGCGGACCCTACCGTCGGGGAGAGGGTCACCGCTCACCTCCTCGACAGCCATGCGATCGTGCAGGAGACGATCGGGCTGCGGAACAACGGGTCTCCGTTTCATGTCCAGATCTCGGGCAGCGTCGTGCAGAACGGTGCCGGGCAGCCGCTCTGCATCATGCTGATCGTGATGGACATCACCGAGCGCATCCTCACCGATCAGATGAGGCGGGAGACCTACGCGCAGCTCGGGAAGAATATCGAGCAGTTTGCCATCCTCGGGGACCATATCCGGAATCCCCTGCAGGTGATCGTCGGGTACGCGGAGATGATCGACGACCCGTTTGCAGAGAAGATCCTCGCAGAGTCGCGCCGGATCGACGGCTTCGTCACCGAACTCGACCGGGGATGGATCGAGTCGGCGAACGTCAGGCAGTTCCTGCGACGGCACGGGGACGGCACGGGGTCTCTTAAAGAGGCGCTCTTCCGGTTTTCGAAACGCAATAAGGAAGATCTCTGA
- the ercA gene encoding alcohol dehydrogenase-like regulatory protein ErcA yields MIQRSQLDLRKFVAPEFICGDGALRLAGRYARNFGMRHVLLVTDPGVRAAGWAGAVGESLTEAGVSFTVFDSVSVNPRSRQVMAGKEAYLAEECNGIVAVGGGSPMDCAKGIGIASSNMRDILAFEGVDRVPVPAPPLICIPTTAGSSADVSQFAIITDEERRRKIAIVSKTLVPDISLLDPEPLTTMPRDLTVNTGMDTLSHAIEAYVSNASSPMTDMHALEGIRLIASALPAAVEEPDDLNLRFSTLLASLHAGLAFSNASLGAVHAMAHCLGGAYDLAHGRCNALLLEHVMAANYEAASGRYDRIGAIFGPGRATPAEEVGAFRRALGITETLATAGVREDAIPALAEAAYNDPCMVTNPRSLACDEIERIYMHAF; encoded by the coding sequence ATGATCCAGCGAAGCCAGCTCGACTTACGAAAATTCGTAGCTCCTGAATTTATCTGCGGAGACGGCGCACTGCGTCTCGCCGGCCGGTATGCCCGCAACTTCGGGATGAGGCATGTCCTCCTCGTCACCGACCCGGGCGTCCGGGCCGCAGGCTGGGCCGGGGCCGTCGGGGAGAGCCTGACCGAAGCGGGGGTATCGTTCACCGTCTTCGACTCCGTCTCCGTAAACCCCCGCTCCCGGCAGGTTATGGCGGGTAAAGAAGCGTATCTCGCCGAGGAGTGCAACGGCATCGTCGCTGTCGGCGGCGGCAGCCCGATGGACTGCGCCAAAGGGATCGGGATAGCGTCCTCCAACATGCGCGATATCCTCGCGTTCGAGGGCGTCGACCGGGTGCCGGTGCCTGCCCCGCCGCTCATCTGCATCCCGACCACCGCCGGGAGTTCCGCAGACGTCTCCCAGTTCGCCATCATCACGGACGAAGAGAGAAGACGGAAGATCGCCATTGTCTCGAAAACGCTCGTCCCCGACATCTCCCTGCTCGATCCCGAGCCCCTGACGACGATGCCGCGGGATCTGACCGTGAATACCGGCATGGATACCCTCAGCCACGCGATCGAGGCCTACGTCTCGAACGCCAGTTCTCCGATGACCGATATGCATGCTCTCGAGGGGATCCGGCTCATCGCGAGCGCACTGCCTGCGGCCGTTGAGGAGCCCGACGACCTGAACCTGCGGTTCTCGACCCTCCTTGCCAGCCTTCACGCCGGGCTCGCGTTCTCGAACGCCAGTCTCGGGGCGGTGCACGCGATGGCGCACTGTCTCGGGGGCGCCTACGACCTTGCGCACGGGCGGTGCAACGCGCTGCTGCTCGAGCACGTGATGGCAGCCAACTACGAGGCGGCATCCGGCCGCTACGACCGAATTGGTGCGATCTTCGGGCCGGGCCGGGCGACCCCGGCAGAGGAGGTGGGGGCGTTTCGGAGGGCGCTCGGGATCACCGAGACCCTCGCCACGGCCGGCGTCCGGGAGGATGCGATTCCCGCCCTTGCCGAAGCGGCATACAACGATCCCTGCATGGTAACCAACCCGCGCAGCCTTGCCTGCGACGAGATCGAACGGATTTATATGCATGCCTTCTGA
- a CDS encoding transglutaminase domain-containing protein codes for MRYRAITALLIASVLLLIAAAGCTATTEEKNDPGAPADEAYARGLAEYGAANYRTAEERFSEAYALYTDAGDTDKALTARNAIFRANRTYMEYMFDRSAAEAALREKVPGITDAGIADWLDTRAQKIVSENETLYFYDVAGNYLYAHPDDMQKQNERGIDFDYIGRFAWAEDRPEHGPYVNPVRYSGIERLEIPFEALPSTGTLKIWFPLPVETDAQRNVTVTNLSCPDFIVAGPVTTGPIGYVYYEVPAGAVNGNLVISADIAFTSYEQIFEDIDPALVGEYNTSDPEYLLYTKSERNIELTDAVREKAREIVGNETNPHLQAQMIYYHIIETYPYSHVPHGSLDAREPKVAESTYMFETGNGDCGTQSMLFAAFCRSLGIPARALGGYQMIMAETPGGHFWSEYYLPGYGWVPNDVTVAEAADWVVLPEEKRTAFKDYYATNLDPARLVIQTNVDTPMDPALPDDAATFRVVRQSPAIVSDTVDYDIELICMGCFGISLTAVE; via the coding sequence ATGAGATACCGTGCGATCACCGCTCTCCTGATTGCATCCGTCCTGCTTCTCATCGCTGCAGCAGGATGCACCGCCACAACGGAAGAGAAGAACGATCCTGGTGCACCGGCCGACGAGGCCTACGCCCGGGGGCTCGCTGAATACGGAGCCGCCAACTACCGGACAGCCGAAGAACGCTTCTCGGAGGCCTACGCCCTCTACACGGACGCCGGCGATACGGATAAGGCGCTGACGGCCCGGAATGCGATCTTCCGGGCGAACCGGACGTATATGGAGTACATGTTCGATCGTAGCGCCGCAGAGGCGGCGCTGCGGGAGAAGGTTCCCGGGATCACCGATGCCGGGATAGCCGACTGGCTGGATACTCGCGCCCAGAAGATTGTCTCGGAGAACGAGACGCTCTACTTCTACGATGTCGCCGGGAACTACCTCTACGCGCACCCCGACGATATGCAGAAGCAGAACGAGAGAGGTATAGACTTCGACTACATCGGCCGGTTCGCCTGGGCAGAGGACCGTCCGGAGCACGGGCCATATGTGAACCCCGTCCGCTACTCGGGGATCGAGCGGCTCGAGATCCCGTTCGAGGCGCTCCCCTCGACGGGCACCTTGAAGATCTGGTTCCCGCTCCCGGTCGAGACGGACGCGCAGAGGAACGTCACCGTCACGAACCTCTCGTGCCCCGACTTCATCGTCGCCGGCCCGGTCACCACCGGCCCTATCGGCTACGTCTACTATGAAGTCCCGGCCGGAGCGGTCAACGGGAACCTCGTCATCTCGGCGGATATCGCGTTCACCTCTTATGAGCAGATATTCGAGGATATCGACCCGGCGCTGGTCGGGGAGTACAACACGAGCGATCCTGAGTACCTGCTCTACACGAAGTCCGAGAGGAACATCGAACTCACGGACGCCGTCCGGGAGAAGGCACGGGAGATCGTCGGGAACGAGACGAACCCGCACCTGCAGGCGCAGATGATCTACTACCATATCATCGAGACCTATCCCTACAGCCACGTCCCGCACGGTTCGCTCGATGCCCGGGAGCCCAAAGTGGCGGAGTCCACCTACATGTTCGAGACCGGCAACGGCGACTGCGGCACCCAGAGCATGCTCTTTGCCGCGTTCTGCCGGTCGCTCGGGATCCCCGCCCGTGCCCTCGGCGGCTACCAGATGATCATGGCTGAGACGCCCGGCGGCCACTTCTGGTCGGAGTACTACCTCCCCGGGTACGGCTGGGTTCCGAACGACGTGACGGTTGCCGAGGCGGCCGACTGGGTCGTCCTCCCCGAAGAGAAGCGGACCGCGTTCAAGGACTACTACGCCACGAACCTCGATCCGGCACGCCTCGTCATCCAGACGAACGTCGACACCCCGATGGATCCGGCCCTGCCCGACGACGCTGCCACCTTCAGGGTCGTCAGGCAGTCCCCGGCGATCGTCTCCGATACGGTAGACTATGACATCGAGCTCATCTGCATGGGGTGTTTCGGGATCAGTCTTACGGCTGTCGAGTGA
- a CDS encoding peptidase associated/transthyretin-like domain-containing protein, with protein sequence MQSAVRNLLVFSLIACFLVLPSSAQPPIGGDNGWYAVNCNVNGADVYFDNEYKGTIENGVFYVPVYTTGAPYQTFRVEKDGYATHYGDITSVPGKGETFDLYATLNPVAPPAPIGGDVGWYAVHVNVDGATVQFDNEVKGVTSQGVLSVQVYVTGTPYRTYTVTKEGYLPYTAAVDRYPARGETVDLYVDLSSAPPTQNAPLAPALAGIALLIAGLVLVAARKN encoded by the coding sequence ATGCAGAGCGCTGTACGCAATCTCCTGGTCTTTTCTCTCATCGCCTGCTTCCTTGTCCTTCCCTCGAGTGCTCAGCCGCCCATAGGCGGGGACAACGGATGGTATGCGGTCAACTGTAACGTGAACGGAGCCGACGTCTACTTCGACAACGAATACAAGGGCACGATCGAGAACGGCGTGTTCTACGTCCCGGTCTACACCACCGGGGCACCCTACCAGACGTTCCGCGTCGAGAAGGACGGCTACGCGACCCACTACGGGGACATAACCTCGGTTCCGGGTAAAGGAGAGACGTTCGATCTCTATGCGACCCTGAACCCCGTCGCGCCTCCCGCCCCGATCGGCGGCGACGTCGGCTGGTATGCCGTCCACGTCAACGTCGACGGGGCGACCGTCCAGTTCGACAACGAGGTCAAGGGCGTCACCAGCCAGGGCGTCCTCTCCGTCCAGGTCTACGTGACCGGGACGCCGTACAGGACCTACACCGTGACGAAGGAAGGGTATCTCCCCTACACGGCGGCCGTCGACCGGTATCCCGCCAGGGGTGAGACCGTCGACCTCTACGTGGACCTGAGCTCCGCGCCCCCCACGCAGAACGCGCCCCTCGCTCCGGCCCTTGCCGGCATCGCCCTGCTGATTGCCGGGCTGGTGCTGGTTGCGGCGAGAAAGAACTAA
- a CDS encoding PhzF family phenazine biosynthesis protein has product MKRYRFKKLDAFAAAGSSGNPAGYVRLSPGEEITDRDMQQIAHELKGFVSEVGFLRDGTPGDSDLAIRYFSCEREVEFCGHATIAIMDDVVRSDDRFRNRESLLLRTNKGVVTVLNRTGEDGMVYIRAPEPEFSDARPDTRETAAALALDVRDIDPAIPIGVVNAGLDTLLVPLASLDACIRCSPDYAALRAFALAHAVDVIVIYTRETAFPGNDLHSRVFAPTFGYLEDPATGSGNAALGNFLIRENLWTNRTLVIEQGPDRANPNIVRLLRPDDGGLMFGGRGQVRIDGEYVLSTGDSPGQPE; this is encoded by the coding sequence ATGAAACGCTACCGGTTTAAGAAACTCGACGCCTTTGCAGCCGCCGGGTCGTCGGGAAACCCCGCGGGATACGTCCGCCTCTCCCCGGGGGAGGAGATCACCGACCGCGATATGCAGCAGATCGCCCACGAACTGAAGGGTTTCGTCTCGGAGGTCGGATTCCTGCGCGACGGCACGCCGGGCGATTCCGATCTCGCGATACGCTACTTCTCCTGCGAACGGGAGGTCGAGTTCTGCGGCCACGCGACGATAGCCATCATGGACGACGTGGTGCGTAGCGACGACCGGTTCAGGAACCGCGAGAGCCTCCTCCTCCGGACGAACAAAGGCGTCGTCACGGTGCTGAACCGGACGGGCGAGGACGGCATGGTCTACATCCGGGCTCCTGAGCCGGAGTTCTCCGACGCACGCCCCGACACCAGAGAGACCGCCGCCGCGCTCGCGCTCGACGTCCGGGATATCGACCCCGCGATACCCATAGGCGTCGTGAACGCCGGCCTCGATACCCTGCTCGTCCCCCTCGCCTCGCTCGACGCCTGTATCCGGTGCTCTCCGGACTACGCGGCGCTCCGTGCGTTCGCCCTCGCCCATGCCGTCGACGTGATCGTCATCTACACCCGCGAGACGGCGTTTCCGGGGAACGACCTGCACAGCCGGGTCTTCGCTCCGACGTTCGGGTACCTGGAAGACCCGGCGACCGGTTCGGGGAACGCCGCCCTCGGAAACTTCCTCATCCGGGAGAACCTCTGGACAAACCGGACGCTCGTCATCGAGCAGGGGCCGGACCGGGCGAACCCGAACATCGTCCGCCTGCTCCGCCCCGACGACGGCGGGCTCATGTTCGGCGGGCGGGGGCAGGTGCGGATCGACGGGGAATACGTCCTCTCTACAGGAGATTCCCCCGGGCAACCGGAATGA
- a CDS encoding PhzF family phenazine biosynthesis protein, whose amino-acid sequence MTMRYQIVDVFAEKKYAGNPLAVVLDAGALSDTAMQAIAREMHLSETAFVRSDGGEDRAYDVRIFTPEREVPFAGHPTLGTAYVIREEVLQEPVPEVRLNLAAGEVPVSFAPDGIAWMRQNPPVFTGEFPPDTLAGVLSLPETAIDTRFPVEEVSTGLPFIIVPVRSLESVRRAAIDRDAYEELISTTAAKAVFIFCPEPYRPENTFNARVFADHFGVPEDPATGSANGCLAGYLLRHGYLGDSLDIRVEQGCEIHRPSLIRCRAERHGESITVQVGGRVIPVARGNLL is encoded by the coding sequence ATGACCATGCGTTACCAGATCGTCGATGTCTTCGCGGAGAAGAAGTACGCCGGCAACCCGCTCGCCGTGGTGCTGGACGCCGGAGCGCTCTCCGATACGGCCATGCAGGCGATTGCCCGGGAGATGCACCTCTCCGAGACCGCGTTCGTCCGGTCGGATGGGGGAGAAGACCGTGCCTATGACGTGCGCATCTTCACACCGGAGCGCGAGGTTCCCTTTGCCGGGCATCCGACGCTCGGCACGGCCTACGTGATCCGGGAGGAAGTCCTGCAGGAGCCCGTCCCCGAAGTCAGGCTGAACCTCGCGGCAGGAGAGGTCCCGGTCTCGTTTGCCCCCGACGGTATCGCCTGGATGCGGCAGAATCCGCCGGTCTTCACCGGAGAGTTTCCTCCGGATACGCTCGCGGGCGTCCTCTCTCTCCCGGAAACCGCGATCGATACCCGCTTTCCGGTCGAGGAGGTCTCCACGGGGCTTCCGTTCATCATCGTCCCGGTAAGAAGCCTTGAATCCGTACGGCGGGCGGCGATCGACCGCGACGCCTACGAAGAACTGATCAGCACGACGGCGGCAAAAGCCGTCTTCATCTTCTGCCCGGAACCCTACCGGCCGGAGAACACGTTCAACGCACGGGTCTTCGCCGACCACTTCGGCGTCCCGGAGGACCCGGCGACCGGCAGCGCGAACGGGTGCCTTGCCGGCTACCTCCTCCGGCACGGCTACTTGGGCGACTCGCTCGATATCCGCGTGGAGCAGGGCTGCGAGATACACCGCCCGTCCCTGATCCGTTGCAGGGCGGAGCGGCACGGGGAATCTATTACGGTGCAGGTCGGCGGCAGGGTCATTCCGGTTGCCCGGGGGAATCTCCTGTAG
- a CDS encoding sodium:solute symporter family protein, which translates to MAVDTGLFVAMTLVYLVLVIGLGYLGYRRTKENDDYMVAGRKIHPVVLALSYGATFISTSAIVGFGGVAAQLGMGMIWLTVLNIGLGIFIAFVFFGKKTRSIGSKLRAVTFPDLMGKCYGSSFMQYAAGLVIVVGMPLYTAAILIGGAQFITSTLQIPYTTALIAFAVIVALYVVLGGLIAVMYTDALQGGIMLVGMTILLVLTYIRLGGVIEAHTALAGMSDLVPQALAAGGMTGWASMPAFGSSIWLTLVTTLVLGVGIGVLAQPQLAVRFMTVKDSRALNRAVLVGGPFILMMTGVAFTVGALTNVYFYQTEGVIALTAATNGNVDTIIPNFINASMPDLFIVVFMLALLAAAMSTLSSLFHTMGTSLGFDVVRRTGTGRAAMRPIRLATLVMIVISVILAFVMPGSIIARATAMFMGLCASAFLPAYAHAMYSSRPSLRAAKMSLVTGTAAWFAWTAFVHVKESAALGLSNLLFGVPAVLSAPWQDVDPLVVALPLSTAALLVGWALDRHEVALEKPAEAA; encoded by the coding sequence ATGGCAGTTGATACCGGGCTCTTCGTCGCAATGACGCTCGTGTACCTCGTCCTCGTCATCGGTCTCGGCTACCTCGGCTACCGCCGGACAAAAGAGAACGACGACTACATGGTCGCCGGGAGGAAGATCCATCCCGTGGTGCTCGCCCTCTCCTACGGCGCGACCTTCATCAGCACCTCCGCCATCGTCGGGTTCGGGGGGGTTGCGGCGCAGCTCGGCATGGGGATGATCTGGCTGACCGTCCTCAATATCGGGCTCGGGATCTTCATCGCGTTCGTCTTCTTCGGAAAGAAGACCCGCAGTATCGGGAGCAAACTCCGTGCCGTGACCTTCCCCGACCTGATGGGGAAGTGCTACGGGTCGTCGTTCATGCAGTATGCCGCGGGACTCGTCATCGTCGTCGGCATGCCGCTCTACACGGCGGCGATCCTGATCGGCGGCGCTCAGTTCATCACGAGCACGCTGCAGATCCCCTACACCACCGCGCTCATCGCGTTCGCCGTGATCGTCGCCCTCTACGTGGTGCTCGGCGGGCTCATTGCCGTCATGTACACCGACGCGCTGCAGGGCGGGATCATGCTTGTCGGGATGACCATTCTCCTCGTGCTCACCTACATCCGGCTCGGGGGCGTCATCGAGGCGCATACCGCCCTTGCCGGGATGTCCGACCTCGTCCCGCAGGCGCTCGCCGCCGGGGGGATGACCGGGTGGGCGTCCATGCCGGCGTTCGGGTCGTCGATCTGGCTCACGCTGGTGACGACGCTCGTTCTCGGGGTGGGCATCGGGGTGCTGGCGCAGCCCCAGCTGGCCGTCCGGTTCATGACCGTCAAAGACAGCCGGGCGCTGAATCGTGCCGTCCTCGTCGGCGGGCCGTTCATCCTGATGATGACCGGGGTCGCCTTCACGGTCGGGGCGCTCACGAACGTCTACTTCTACCAGACGGAGGGCGTGATCGCTCTCACGGCGGCGACCAACGGCAACGTCGACACGATCATCCCGAACTTCATCAACGCGTCGATGCCGGATCTCTTCATCGTCGTCTTCATGCTGGCGCTCCTTGCCGCGGCGATGTCCACGCTCAGTTCCCTCTTCCACACGATGGGAACATCGCTCGGATTCGACGTCGTGCGGCGCACCGGAACGGGGAGGGCGGCAATGCGGCCGATCCGGCTGGCGACCCTCGTCATGATCGTCATAAGCGTCATCCTTGCCTTCGTCATGCCGGGCAGCATCATCGCCCGGGCGACGGCGATGTTCATGGGTCTCTGTGCATCGGCGTTCCTGCCGGCCTACGCCCATGCCATGTACAGCAGCAGGCCGTCCCTCCGGGCAGCAAAGATGAGTCTCGTCACCGGAACGGCGGCCTGGTTCGCGTGGACGGCCTTCGTCCACGTCAAGGAGTCGGCGGCGCTCGGGCTCTCCAACCTCCTCTTCGGGGTGCCGGCGGTTCTCTCCGCCCCGTGGCAGGACGTGGACCCGCTCGTTGTCGCCCTCCCCCTCTCGACGGCCGCCCTGCTGGTCGGGTGGGCGCTCGATCGCCATGAGGTGGCCCTGGAGAAACCGGCCGAGGCTGCCTGA
- a CDS encoding symporter small accessory protein, with amino-acid sequence MFGITDPAIWVGYLLALAFTLACLVYGLLNWNNGVDGEQDGS; translated from the coding sequence ATGTTTGGCATTACTGATCCCGCGATCTGGGTTGGGTATCTGCTTGCGCTCGCGTTCACGCTCGCATGCTTAGTGTACGGCCTCTTGAACTGGAACAACGGCGTGGACGGTGAGCAGGATGGCAGTTGA